The Phoenix dactylifera cultivar Barhee BC4 chromosome 9, palm_55x_up_171113_PBpolish2nd_filt_p, whole genome shotgun sequence genome window below encodes:
- the LOC120111891 gene encoding VQ motif-containing protein 9-like, with protein sequence MMEKSCHFFASTTAAAAASASTNTITNTNSSSSAAISSSFTTTTTTTTSSPIQSSLKSVNKASYKISKPIPKSSHPNPNPNSLRPSPPPSAINSGGTPPQQPQSAVYNIDKNDFRDVVQKLTGSPAHQHPRPAAAAAAARPPPPAATSRLHRIRPPPLADLPPRSPPLAPAPPAAADVWMRPSLSPLPPFPAVSAASESPISAYMRRLHGGGGGQPPLAPSPSAAAVLLPPPTSPLVFGCLPSPGTAFQMMISSGMVFPTSPGVPLPSPRWGDP encoded by the coding sequence ATGATGGAAAAAAGCTGCCATTTCTTTGCCtccaccaccgccgccgccgccgcctccgcctccacTAATACCATCACCAATACTAATAGCAGCAGCTCCGCCGCCATCTCCTCCTCgttcaccaccaccaccaccaccaccactagCTCTCCCATCCAAAGCTCCCTCAAATCAGTCAACAAGGCCTCTTATAAAATCTCTAAACCAATCCCAAAAAGCTCCCACCCTAACCCAAACCCAAACTCCTTGCGCCCCTCCCCGCCGCCCTCCGCTATAAACAGCGGCGGCACGCCGCCTCAGCAGCCGCAGTCCGCGGTATACAACATCGACAAGAACGACTTCCGCGACGTCGTCCAGAAACTCACTGGATCCCCTGCCCACCAACACCCCcgaccggcggcggcggcggcggcggcgcggcCTCCCCCTCCCGCCGCCACATCCCGCCTCCACCGCATCCGCCCGCCGCCCCTCGCCGACCTGCCCCCACGCTCACCTCCCCTGGCTCCCGCGCCCCCCGCTGCCGCCGACGTCTGGATGCGGCCGTCTCTCTCACCGCTCCCGCCCTTCCCCGCCGTcagcgctgcctcggagtcgccGATCTCCGCCTATATGCGCCGCCTCCACGGCGGCGGGGGAGGGCAGCCGCCGCTGGCGCCGTCTCcgtcggcggcggcggtgctgctccctccaccgactTCGCCGCTGGTGTTCGGGTGCCTACCGTCGCCCGGAACGGCTTTCCAGATGATGATCTCGTCGGGTATGGTGTTCCCGACCTCGCCTGGAGTGCCCTTGCCGAGCCCGAGGTGGGGGGATCCGTGA
- the LOC103701890 gene encoding WEB family protein At3g02930, chloroplastic-like has translation MQHQVIHLQQELKLAKEEKSRALQELEELRWRMSSEKNAIKNSVRSKAKMEMLEADLEKARESERKMLESLTSQTKQLEQTKISLEEAKLDVRSLNESIKILEGSANRGPRTLGKSITLDAVHGNEEIGVLRTELRLALEAEEKSKKAMDDLAMALKEVSTESKKTQLELGSTRAENEHLKSMIKHAEEKLRVALEESRRLKFEAEETFGTWSEKENGFINCMKMSEEEITSLKRENGRLVDSQRAAREEISKLRDILKQAINEANVVKEALEIARTENSQLKDALSGKDKAFQSMKQELECLKVSEAAALDSVKELQSLLVAASSMDSSRNTNPFESGSLFPAKAPANEVRARKPMARFPSDQWRVEDLNGRAGGRHSLGDSERFEGSIFDMVEPPEQRKDQAVALMDKSYENSVSFDDSDHINGRQLEKSEFGWESPMRQRKKRQILRRFGDILRRRSFQK, from the coding sequence ATGCAGCACCAGGTGATTCATCTCCAACAAGAGTTGAAGCTGGCAAAGGAGGAGAAATCGCGAGCTCTCCAAGAGCTCGAAGAGTTGAGATGGAGGATGTCGTCGGAAAAAAATGCCATCAAGAATTCAGTACGTTCCAAGGCTAAAATGGAAATGTTAGAGGCCGACTTGGAGAAAGCAAGGGAATCAGAAAGAAAAATGCTCGAGTCCCTCACCTCCCAAACCAAACAGCTCGAGCAGACCAAGATATCGCTCGAAGAAGCCAAGCTGGATGTAAGGTCCCTCAACGAGAGCATCAAAATTTTGGAGGGCTCTGCCAACCGAGGCCCCAGAACACTTGGGAAGAGCATCACATTGGATGCGGTTCATGGTAATGAGGAGATTGGGGTGCTGAGGACCGAGCTTAGGCTGGCTTTGGAAGCAGAGGAAAAGAGCAAGAAGGCCATGGATGATCTAGCTATGGCCCTCAAGGAAGTATCGACAGAATCCAAGAAAACCCAATTGGAGTTAGGTAGCACGAGGGCTGAAAATGAACACCTCAAGTCCATGATAAAGCACGCAGAGGAGAAGCTTCGGGTGGCATTGGAAGAGTCCAGGAGGCTGAAGTTTGAGGCAGAGGAAACATTTGGTACTTGGAGTGAGAAGGAAAATGggttcataaattgcatgaagatGTCCGAAGAAGAGATTACTAGTCTGAAAAGAGAGAATGGTAGATTGGTCGATTCACAGAGGGCAGCAAGAGAAGAGATCTCCAAGCTTCGGGACATATTAAAACAAGCGATCAACGAGGCTAACGTGGTGAAAGAAGCCTTGGAGATTGCTAGGACCGAGAATTCTCAGCTCAAGGATGCGCTATCAGGGAAGGATAAGGCATTCCAAAGCATGAAGCAGGAACTTGAATGCCTCAAGGTCAGTGAAGCTGCTGCTCTCGATAGCGTTAAGGAGCTGCAGAGCTTGCTCGTCGCCGCATCTTCTATGGATTCGAGCAGAAATACCAATCCATTCGAGAGTGGATCATTATTCCCCGCGAAGGCACCGGCGAATGAGGTCAGAGCTCGTAAACCAATGGCACGATTCCCATCAGACCAATGGAGAGTTGAAGACTTAAACGGCCGAGCTGGAGGCAGGCATTCATTGGGAGATTCTGAAAGGTTTGAGGGATCTATATTTGATATGGTCGAGCCACCGGAGCAGAGGAAGGATCAAGCAGTTGCATTGATGGACAAAAGTTACGAAAATTCGGTGAGTTTTGATGATTctgatcatataaatggaaGACAATTAGAAAAATCAGAGTTCGGATGGGAATCGCCAATGAGGCAGAGAAAGAAAAGGCAAATTCTCCGGAGATTTGGAGACATACTGAGAAGGAGAAGCTTTCAAAAGTAG
- the LOC103701778 gene encoding cytochrome c oxidase subunit 6b-1-like: MAETAQEKIPSLAEQWSLEDKEEKSDQSEAPVEKTTGDGKPADATSEEAVLEKTDETAVAEENSETSVQEQTESQEAAEEKSVIKLETTPEDFHFPKPADATSEEAVPEKTDENPVADEPSPVAEENSEPPEQEETESQEATEEKPMIKLETAPADFRFPTTNQTRHCFTRYIEYHKCIAAKGEGAPDCDKFAKYYRSLCPSEWIERWNEQRANGTFPGPL, encoded by the exons ATGGCGGAAACCGCCCAGGAGAAAATCCCCAGCCTTGCCGAG CAATGGTCACTTgaggacaaagaagagaagtcaGATCAGAGTGAGGCCCCTGTCGAGAAAACAACTGGGGATGGGAAGCCTGCTGATGCCACTTCTGAGGAAGCTGTCCTAGAGAAGACTGATGAGACCGCTGTTGCAGAGGAAAACAGTGAAACTTCTGTTCAAGAACAGACAGAATCACAAGAAGCTGCTGAAGAGAAATCAGTGATAAAG CTTGAAACAACCCCAGAAGATTTCCATTTTCCAAAGCCTGCCGATGCCACTTCTGAGGAAGCTGTCCCAGAGAAGACTGATGAGAACCCTGTTGCAGATGAACCTAGTCCTGTTGCAGAGGAAAACAGTGAACCTCCTGAGCAAGAAGAGACAGAATCACAAGAAGCTACTGAAGAGAAACCAATGATAAAG CTTGAGACAGCCCCAGCAGATTTCCGTTTTCCAACAACAAATCAAACAAGGCATTGCTTTACTCGCTATATTGAATATCACAA GTGCATAGCAGCAAAAGGGGAGGGAGCTCCTGACTGTGACAAATTTGCAAAATATTATCGCTCACTTTGCCCAAGCGAATGG ATCGAGCGATGGAACGAGCAACGAGCAAATGGGACCTTCCCTGGTCCTTTATAG